A portion of the Glandiceps talaboti chromosome 13, keGlaTala1.1, whole genome shotgun sequence genome contains these proteins:
- the LOC144445114 gene encoding uncharacterized protein LOC144445114, producing the protein MATAARRTVAPGRRVAAQANRLQLNIYKVDTVIAKQYQLDNGSTVYDLMTKIKEENDLEEDVEIMIFERAVIKGSISRMLENNDLLSMYQRQNFVYHVRGVDPDLSDLVEISCNQNIAFFGPPGHGKSSAINSIAKSLGYLGAIATTFRGGAPGTRVYTRYRIDERDLSFTLWDVPGQSLTAGPLQLARILEDILNGRQPAGKRIGRGIRRTKRDERIHAVVCVQNATANVDVMHSVILNTVVRPEGRSVPIFLIMTHADELIAQHQLDADGMDRRKDDFARTVGLDACVTFCIANDMHQFNIEDPQREQYIREMLLGILSSAKVYKRELESSDSWCTLA; encoded by the exons ATGGCAACAGCAGCAAGACGTACAGTTGCACCTGGGAGGAGGGTTGCAGCCCAGGCCAACA GGCTGCAATTGAATATATACAAAGTCGATACGGTCATTGCTAAACAATATCAACTCGATAATGGGAGTACTGTTTATGATCTCATGACAAAAATAAAGGAGGAAAATGACCTGGAGGAGGATGTCGAAATTATGATTTTTGAGCGTGCAGTAATCAAAGGATCAATTAGTCGTATGCTTGAAAACAACGACTTACTATCGATGTATCAAAGGCAGAACTTTGTTTATCATGTCAGAGGTGTGGATCCAGACTTAA GCGACCTTGTGGAAATTAGCTGCAATCAGAACATTGCCTTTTTTGGACCTCCTGGACATGGCAAGTCCTCTGCCATCAATTCGATTGCAAAG TCATTAGGATACCTGGGAGCAATAGCTACGACATTTCGAGGAGGTGCACCAGGAACAAGGGTATATACAAGATATCGCATTGATGAGCGTGATTTGTCCTTCACTCTATGGGACGTACCTGGACAATCATTAACTGCAGGACCACTACAATTGGCGAGAATACTTGAGGATATTCTGAATGGTCGCCAGCCTGCTGGTAAGCGTATTGGCAGAGGTATTAGACGTACTAAACGTGATGAAAGAATCCATGCAGTCGTCTGTGTACAAAATGCAACCGCAAATGTAGACGTCATGCATAGTGTCATCCTTAATACAGTCGTGAGACCAGAGG GTCGTAGTGTCCCAATTTTCCTAATCATGACACATGCAGATGAATTAATTGCACAACATCAATTGGATGCAGATGGCATGGATCGCAGAAAGGACGATTTTGCTCGAACAGTTGGCCTAGATGCTTGCGTTACTTTTTGTATAGCGAACGACATGCACCAATTTAACATAGAAGATCCTCAAAGAGAACAATACATACGAGAAATGTTGTTGGGAATTTTATCATCTGCTAAAGTCTACAAACGTGAATTAGAAAGCAGTGACAGTTGGTGCACACTAGCGTAA
- the LOC144444779 gene encoding uncharacterized protein LOC144444779, with amino-acid sequence MANRLQVNLYKVDTVTAKPYKFDNGSNVYDLITKVKEEKKMGDDDEIMIFERAVIKGSISPMLENNNLLSMYERKNFVYHVRGADPDLSDLEKISCNQNIAFFGPPGHGKSSAINSIAKSLGYRGQIATTFRGTAPGTRVYTRYHIGMHYLSFTLWDVPGQSLTAGPVQLATRVQDILNGRQPANKRIGTSIRRTKRDERIHAVVCVQKATTDVDVMHSVIVNTAVRPDGRSVPIFLIMTHADELIAQHQLDADGMDRRKDDFARLVGLDACVTFCLANYDSMHQSNIEDPQREQYMREMLLAILSSAKMYKGELESSDSSCQIM; translated from the exons ATGGCCAACA GATTGCAAGTGAATTTATACAAAGTTGATACGGTCACTGCAAAACCCTATAAATTCGATAATGGGAGTAATGTTTATGACCTGATAACAAAAGtaaaggaagaaaaaaaaatgggtgATGATGACGAAATCATGATTTTCGAGCGTGCAGTAATCAAAGGATCAATTAGTCCTATGCTTGAAAACAATAACTTACTATCGATGTATGAAAGAAAGAACTTTGTTTATCATGTCAGAGGTGCAGACCCAGACCTAA GCGACCTTGAGAAAATCAGCTGTAATCAGAACATTGCCTTTTTTGGACCTCCTGGACATGGCAAGTCCTCGGCCATCAATTCAATTGCAAAG TCATTAGGATACCGGGGGCAAATTGCTACAACATTTCGAGGAACTGCACCAGGAACAAGGGTATATACAAGATATCACATTGGTATGCATTATTTGTCCTTCACTCTGTGGGACGTACCTGGACAATCATTAACTGCAGGACCAGTACAATTGGCGACAAGAGTCCAGGATATTCTGAATGGTCGCCAGCCTGCTAATAAGCGTATTGGCACCAGTATCAGACGTACTAAACGTGATGAAAGAATCCATGCAGTCGTCTGTGTACAAAAGGCAACCACCGATGTAGACGTCATGCATAGTGTCATCGTTAATACAGCCGTGAGACCAGACG GTCGTAGTGTCCCAATTTTCCTAATCATGACACATGCAGACGAATTGATTGCACAACATCAATTGGATGCAGATGGCATGGATCGCAGAAAGGACGATTTCGCACGATTAGTTGGCCTAGATGCATGTGTTACTTTTTGTTTAGCAAACTATGATTCCATGCACCAATCTAACATAGAAGATCCGCAAAGAGAACAATACATGCGAGAAATGTTGTTGGCCATTTTATCCTCGGCGAAAATGTACAAGGGCGAATTAGAAAGCAGCGATAGTAGCTGTCAAATTATGTAA